One Vibrio gazogenes genomic region harbors:
- a CDS encoding DUF3541 domain-containing protein, whose translation MLNKCGIASVLFIIFICQSIAAPNTQIGTPTANEAATFPPSYQDSADQIAEYYEQRLYTLPAFKAGHYALRMYRQTLDNKYAAGIWQDMARVASTLNHFANDVTTPEAVYLYSQQRLSSYEGRQGERSRLRFSVTKHHPEYIYLGVDLLGAMARADEYGLKHKHDQRLRQVLRRYDFSLYATDPQMIKAWAAQLANQVFWLRQLGEQDVVQAFIQAFRKTYPDEQDKALSKQQYENKIYGMTHIIIAASGYYQHSVSAADYQWIYHYFRTNIETIIARTKPDVIAEVGLSFLLAGLDKDPVVTQTRQAIQEAIPPLKQMIPSGKDDFNLAQGEHRNLLAIMLLGWQQPHATPKYDQNPAIFRDLPYGLEPKQATQDQKQKMDGG comes from the coding sequence ATGTTAAATAAATGTGGCATAGCTTCAGTTTTATTCATCATATTTATCTGTCAGAGTATTGCGGCACCCAATACGCAGATTGGAACGCCCACTGCAAATGAAGCGGCTACATTTCCCCCCAGTTATCAGGATTCTGCAGATCAAATCGCTGAGTATTATGAACAGCGCCTCTATACACTACCGGCCTTCAAAGCAGGGCATTACGCACTACGGATGTATCGACAAACCTTAGATAACAAGTATGCTGCGGGGATTTGGCAGGATATGGCCCGAGTTGCCAGTACACTGAACCACTTCGCCAACGATGTCACCACACCTGAAGCGGTTTATCTGTACTCTCAACAGCGTCTGTCCTCGTATGAAGGACGTCAAGGCGAACGGTCCCGGCTACGATTTTCGGTAACAAAACATCATCCGGAATATATTTATTTAGGCGTTGATTTACTCGGTGCGATGGCTCGGGCAGATGAATATGGTCTGAAACACAAACATGACCAGCGACTGCGTCAGGTTTTGCGTAGATATGATTTCAGTCTGTACGCGACCGATCCGCAGATGATCAAGGCGTGGGCAGCCCAATTAGCCAACCAGGTGTTCTGGCTCAGGCAATTGGGTGAACAGGATGTCGTACAAGCGTTTATTCAAGCATTCCGGAAAACGTATCCGGATGAGCAGGACAAAGCACTGTCTAAGCAGCAGTATGAGAATAAAATTTATGGTATGACGCACATAATCATTGCAGCTTCAGGTTATTATCAGCATTCCGTTTCAGCGGCAGATTATCAATGGATTTACCACTATTTCCGTACCAATATAGAAACTATTATTGCACGGACAAAACCGGATGTGATTGCAGAAGTCGGATTAAGTTTTTTGCTTGCCGGGCTGGATAAGGATCCGGTCGTCACGCAGACCAGACAGGCGATTCAGGAAGCGATCCCGCCATTAAAGCAGATGATCCCTTCGGGAAAAGATGACTTCAATCTGGCACAGGGTGAACATCGTAATCTGCTCGCAATCATGCTATTGGGATGGCAGCAACCCCACGCAACACCGAAATATGACCAAAATCCGGCAATCTTCAGAGATCTCCCATACGGGCTCGAGCCAAAACAAGCTACGCAAGATCAAAAACAAAAAATGGATGGAGGCTAA
- a CDS encoding transporter associated domain-containing protein: MRVDIVGRLLGDFFLEAKVAIADIGLYYGLDVSDYPENMTLEMLVYQQIGDKPEQGDSFYWQGLTWVVARVRDWRVQLVGLKLPMN; this comes from the coding sequence ATGCGTGTTGATATCGTTGGTCGACTTTTGGGTGATTTTTTTCTTGAAGCAAAAGTGGCGATAGCTGATATTGGTTTGTATTACGGGCTGGATGTCAGTGATTACCCAGAGAATATGACATTAGAAATGCTGGTTTATCAGCAGATTGGAGATAAGCCTGAACAAGGTGATTCCTTTTACTGGCAGGGATTAACTTGGGTAGTTGCCCGAGTTCGGGATTGGCGGGTTCAACTCGTCGGACTCAAGTTACCGATGAATTGA
- the pncB gene encoding nicotinate phosphoribosyltransferase encodes MNNHLFSKHIIQSLLDLDAYKINMMQAIHTFYPNIEVRYELTVRSEEDITGLLPEIRSEVEQLSKLRFSQAEIDYLKKSSSHLKPAFLHALRYFQFQPTQQVEFGIIQQGSKRQLRVGVRGTWRDTILYETMIMAIISEVRSRHGWQDVPADLPRQVLHNKLIALKHELAERGIDNFRLTEMGTRRRFSAHIQEQVMAELKQEIPELLLGTSNYHFARKFDLKPIGTIAHEWFMGHQALVNPGDSQRVALEQWLTAFDGQLSIAPTDTLNIDAFLNDFNMHLAKAYDGVRHDSGCPFTWGEKMIAHYQKLGIDPRTKLFIFSDSLDFSQALELCEYFAGRARISFGIGTFLTNDLGGWKNKYGQTYKPLSIVIKLAECHGRPVAKISDEPEKAMCEDAVFLANLKQQFNIDFDIDQLIATLKAMKHNQRKYIAAA; translated from the coding sequence ATGAACAATCATCTTTTTTCTAAACATATCATCCAAAGTCTGCTGGATCTGGATGCATATAAAATTAATATGATGCAGGCCATCCATACGTTTTATCCTAACATTGAAGTCCGTTACGAACTGACCGTCCGCTCAGAAGAAGATATCACTGGGCTGCTCCCGGAAATTCGCAGTGAAGTGGAGCAACTGTCGAAGTTACGCTTTTCTCAGGCAGAAATTGACTATCTGAAAAAGAGTTCATCTCATCTAAAACCAGCTTTCCTGCATGCATTACGCTATTTCCAGTTTCAGCCGACGCAGCAGGTTGAATTCGGCATCATCCAACAAGGTTCCAAACGTCAACTGCGAGTTGGCGTCCGGGGAACATGGCGCGACACGATTTTGTATGAAACGATGATTATGGCGATCATCTCAGAAGTCAGAAGCCGACATGGTTGGCAAGATGTTCCCGCTGACTTACCTCGTCAGGTATTGCACAATAAACTCATCGCGCTGAAGCATGAGTTGGCCGAGCGCGGTATTGATAACTTTAGACTCACGGAAATGGGGACACGCCGCCGCTTCTCAGCACACATACAAGAACAAGTCATGGCCGAGTTGAAGCAAGAGATCCCTGAGCTGTTACTCGGTACGAGTAACTATCATTTTGCCCGGAAATTCGACCTCAAACCGATTGGGACAATCGCGCATGAATGGTTTATGGGTCATCAGGCACTGGTCAATCCGGGAGATTCACAACGCGTCGCGCTGGAACAGTGGTTGACAGCGTTCGATGGTCAACTGTCTATCGCGCCTACCGATACGCTCAATATCGATGCTTTCCTCAATGATTTTAATATGCATTTGGCGAAAGCTTACGACGGTGTCCGTCATGATTCCGGTTGCCCCTTCACTTGGGGTGAAAAGATGATTGCACACTACCAAAAACTGGGGATCGACCCACGGACGAAACTCTTTATTTTCTCCGATAGCCTCGACTTCAGTCAGGCACTGGAATTGTGTGAATATTTCGCTGGACGCGCTCGGATTTCTTTCGGGATTGGGACATTCCTCACCAATGATTTGGGTGGTTGGAAAAACAAATACGGTCAAACCTATAAGCCGCTATCGATTGTGATCAAACTCGCTGAATGTCATGGCCGCCCTGTGGCGAAGATCAGCGACGAACCCGAAAAAGCGATGTGTGAAGATGCTGTCTTTCTTGCCAATTTGAAGCAACAATTCAATATTGATTTCGATATTGATCAGCTTATCGCCACTCTCAAAGCCATGAAGCATAATCAACGTAAATATATTGCAGCCGCCTGA
- a CDS encoding NUDIX hydrolase, whose amino-acid sequence MIVTIDMICLRLSDDGIQVLLVKRNNPERPDFGMWAVPGGWVYDEDFTARGGEPADEDFEAARRRICRQKVHTYPNFISDPLVDGNPKRNPDGWSVSISHYALLNRSNIRQIEAAGMDRNRLDWFDLNLVLQGQITLAFDHAAQIQHAWIKLRAAVEYTSVVLFFLEKEFLVAEIIDAYAKFGVEVNRMTIKRRLINSEVIVSTNKIAAPNKGRGRGGKPATVYRLANNEVSYFQTCLRG is encoded by the coding sequence ATGATTGTAACTATCGATATGATCTGCCTTCGTTTGTCTGATGACGGCATTCAAGTTTTGCTGGTGAAACGGAATAATCCGGAGCGTCCGGATTTTGGCATGTGGGCGGTTCCCGGAGGCTGGGTATACGACGAAGATTTTACCGCGCGTGGTGGTGAGCCGGCCGATGAAGATTTCGAAGCAGCACGTCGGCGAATTTGCCGGCAAAAAGTACATACGTATCCTAATTTTATCAGTGACCCTTTGGTTGACGGCAATCCGAAACGCAACCCTGATGGTTGGAGTGTCAGTATTTCCCACTATGCGTTGCTGAATCGGTCGAATATCAGGCAAATTGAAGCTGCCGGAATGGATCGTAACCGTCTCGACTGGTTTGATTTAAACCTCGTTTTGCAGGGACAGATAACGCTGGCTTTTGACCATGCGGCTCAGATTCAACATGCATGGATCAAATTACGGGCAGCCGTCGAATATACCTCAGTCGTGCTCTTTTTTCTGGAGAAAGAATTTTTGGTTGCAGAAATTATCGATGCTTATGCGAAGTTCGGGGTTGAAGTAAACCGGATGACAATTAAACGGCGGTTGATTAACTCAGAAGTGATTGTGAGTACCAATAAAATTGCTGCCCCGAATAAAGGTCGTGGACGTGGCGGGAAGCCCGCAACGGTCTATCGGCTTGCAAACAATGAAGTCAGCTACTTTCAGACTTGTTTGAGGGGGTAG